The following coding sequences lie in one Panicum virgatum strain AP13 chromosome 6N, P.virgatum_v5, whole genome shotgun sequence genomic window:
- the LOC120679035 gene encoding uncharacterized protein LOC120679035, with amino-acid sequence MELEWSRSWSRLGWPVMMHRGLFFPSIVGRPCRTGVMVGMGQKDAYVGDDSRDCPLPRRRLPLLRERPPRHVPKWRWQLMCCDLPRRPKSAKYSRVKQINEMQCVE; translated from the exons ATGGAACTGGAATGGTCAAGGTCATGGTCAAG GTTGGGTTGGCCGGTGATGATGCACCGAGGGCTTTTTTTTCCTAGCATTGTTGGCCGCCCTTGCCGCACTGGTGTGATGGTAGGGATGGGGCAGAAGGATGCATACGTTGGGGACGACTCCAGGGACTGCCCCCTTCCTCGACGTCGGCTTCCACTGCTGCGAGAACGGCCGCCCCGTCACGTCCCCAAGTGGCGCTGGCAGCTGATGTGCTGCGATCTCCCCAG GAGACCAAAATCAGCAAAATACAGTAGAGTCAAGCAGATCAACGAG ATGCAGTGTGTAGAGTGA